One genomic window of Salmo salar chromosome ssa12, Ssal_v3.1, whole genome shotgun sequence includes the following:
- the LOC106565970 gene encoding probable glutamate receptor, translating to MRVLEGVVVCTVVLLLSPGSCAAVRPDLTITTIKQDPYTMSKGSQLEGYCMDLLSELAKKLSFKYNVHLVKDGSYGRQDESGAWNGMIGEVVRGEADLAIAPLTLTAAREKAVGMTKPFMQTGISILLRKDISEEAGFFDFLTPFSVDTWVGILAAYLGTAVCFCIVARLSPCEWSQPQTEKNSFTLSHSLWYTAGALTLQGAGPHPKALSGRIICCTWWLFGLVLLACYFSNLSTSQGSDSNSLMVKGFEDLANQQGIEYGTLSGSSTLAYFKNSNNPTYRKIYEHMERTKSFVPSMDEGVRRAKEGNFAFIGESVSLDLAVARHCELIRVHEVIGMRGYSIAGTLGSPMLKNLSVAILQLSEAGELSYLRSKWWASSCMANPAKASSLQPHSLKGMFLVLVLGLGLGVLLAVLELTAKSRSGAGEQRKSCCTVLSEELSQRFRGTTTNEKRSEETTDKEKA from the exons ATGAGGGTGCTGGAGGGTGTTGTAGTGTGCACCGTGGTGCTTCTACTGTCCCCAGGGAGCTGTGCTGCAG TGCGACCAGACTTGACAATCACTACAATAAAG CAAGATCCATACACAATGTCCAAAGGCTCTCAGCTGGAAGGGTACTGCATGGACCTGCTGTCTGAACTGGCCAAGAAACTGAGCTTCAAATACAATGTGCACCTGGTGAAAGATGGGTCCTATGGCAGGCAGGATGAGAGTGGGGCCTGGAACGGGATGATCGGTGAGGTGGTGAGAGGG GAGGCAGACCTGGCGATTGCTCCTCTGACCCTAACTGCTGCCCGGGAGAAGGCTGTGGGGATGACCAAACCCTTCATGCAGACAGGCATCAGTATTCTCCTGAGGAAAGACATCTCAGAAGAGGCTGGCTTCTTTGACTTCCTTACCCCCTTCTCAGTAGATACCTGGGTGGGGATCCTCGCTGCATACCTGGGGACTGCTGTCTGCTTCTGTATAGTAGCCAG ACTCAGCCCATGTGAGTGGAGTCAACCCCAGACTGAGAAAAACAGCTTCACTCTCAGCCACAGTCTGTGGTACACCGCTGGAGCCCTCACTTTACAGG GTGCCGGTCCACACCCCAAAGCTTTATCAGGACGTATTATCTGCTGCACCTGGTGGTTGTTTGGTCTGGTCCTCTTGGCCTGCTATTTCTCCAACCTCAGCACCTCTCAGGGCTCAGACTCCAATTCACTGATGGTGAAAGGGTTTGAGGACCTGGCCAACCAGCAAGGAATTGAGTATGGGACCCTGTCTGGCTCCTCTACGCTTGCCTACTTCAAG AACTCTAATAACCCAACCTACCGCAAGATCTATGAGCACATGGAAAGAACCAAGAGTTTTGTGCCGTCAATGGATGAGGGTGTTCGCCGGGCAAAGGAGGGCAACTTTGCCTTCATTGGAGAGTCTGTGTCACTGGACTTGGCGGTGGCACGTCACTGTGAGCTGATCCGTGTCCATGAGGTCATCGGCATGAGAGGGTACAGCATTGCAGGCACCCTGG GTTCTCCCATGCTGAAGAACCTGAGCGTGGCCATCCTGCAGCTGAGTGAGGCAGGGGAGTTGTCCTACCTGCGCAGTAAGTGGTGGGCCAGCAGCTGCATGGCAAACCCAGCCAAGGCCTCCTCCCTGCAGCCCCACAGCCTGAAGGGCATGTTTCTGGTGCTGGTCCTTGGCCTGGGACTGGGGGTGCTGCTGGCTGTCCTGGAGCTCACCGCCAAGTCCCGGAGCGGTGCTGGGGAGCAGAGG AAATCATGTtgcacagtgttgtctgaagaactGAGTCAGCGTTTCAGGGGCACCACCACCAATGAGAAGAGAAGTGAGGAAACCACAGACAAAGAAAAAGCATGA